One Nicotiana tomentosiformis chromosome 4, ASM39032v3, whole genome shotgun sequence genomic window carries:
- the LOC104099924 gene encoding probable inactive receptor kinase At5g67200 produces the protein MKIHQLLVVVVNLLYLSSLTTGSSHLHSPSTSLLIPSDASALLAFKYKADLGNKLEFSANRSFRFCKWKGVQCAEKKVVRVTIEGLSLGGTFPPNTLSKLDQLRVLSLQNNSLTGPIPDLSSLVNLKVLFLDHNFFTGSIPPSIFTLHRLKTLDLSYNNLTGPVPISINNLNRLYYLRLDSNRINGSVPPLNQSSLQIFTISHNTLSGPIPVTKTLSRFKTASFSDNIGLCGEIIHKECRAIQPFFSPSTAAATKITPPPPKTPAELGQNEDLQNGVALNRKEKNTHKRSLLIIGVSTACLILICSVILLALATKKLGEKTQKGAFDPSVSGNAEAVMRIEEDNNELEEKVKRVQQGMQQVIGKSGSLMFCAGEVQVYTLEQLMRASAELLGRGTMGTTYKAVLDNRLIVCVKRLDGGRLAGTSKEEFEQHMESVGGLRHPNLVPLRAYFQARDERLLVYDYQPNGSLFSLVHGSKSSRAKPLHWTSCLKIAEDVAQGLSYIHQAWRLVHGNLKSSNVLLGSDFEACIADYCLSVLAIPSDDDDPDSAAYKAPEIRKLSHNHHQQRQASAKSDVYSFGILLLELLTGKHPSEHPYLMPDDMIHWVKSTREDHDGSGEDNKLEMLLEVAMACRVTSPEQRPTMWQVLKMIQEIKESVIMEDSHDMDLLTGTS, from the exons ATGAAAATACATCAGCTCTTAGTAGTAGTTGTTAATCTCTTATATTTATCTTCTTTAACTACTGGTTCTTCTCATTTACATTCTCCTTCCACTAGTTTGTTAATTCCTTCAGATGCTTCAGCATTGTTAGCATTCAAATACAAAGCTGACTTAGGAAACAAACTTGAGTTTTCTGCTAATAGAAGTTTCAGATTCTGCAAATGGAAAGGTGTACAATGTGCAGAAAAGAAAGTGGTTCGTGTTACAATTGAAGGTTTAAGCTTAGGTGGTACATTTCCTCCTAACACATTGTCTAAACTTGATCAACTAAGAGTCTTGAGTCTGCAAAATAACTCACTTACTGGTCCCATTCCTGATCTTTCTTCCCTTGTTAATCTCAAAGTTCTCTTTCTTGACCATAACTTTTTCACTGGTTCAATACCACCTTCTATTTTTACTCTTCACAGGCTCAAAACTCTTGATCTGTCCTACAACAATCTAACCGGTCCAGTACCCATTTCTATCAACAACTTGAACCGGTTGTACTATCTCCGGCTTGACTCAAACCGGATAAACGGTTCAGTCCCACCGCTGAACCAATCTTCACTCCaaatctttaccatttctcacAATACCCTGTCCGGTCCTATTCCAGTAACTAAGACACTATCCCGGTTTAAAACGGCATCCTTTTCAGATAATATAGGACTTTGTGGCGAAATCATACACAAAGAATGCCGTGCAATACAACCCTTTTTCAGCCCTTCCACGGCTGCCGCCACCAAAATTACACCGCCGCCACCGAAAACTCCGGCAGAACTCGGTCAGAACGAGGATTTACAAAATGGGGTTGCTTTAAACCGTAAAGAAAAAAATACCCATAAAAGATCTTTACTTATTATTGGGGTTTCAACAGCTTGTTTAATACTTATATGTTCAGTAATATTATTAGCATTAGCGACGAAAAAACTGGGTGAAAAAACCCAGAAAGGTGCATTTGATCCAAGTGTTAGTGGCAATGCAGAAGCTGTAATGAGAATTGAAGAAGACAATAATGAGTTAGAAGAGAAGGTGAAAAGAGTACAACAAGGAATGCAGCAAGTGATTGGGAAAAGTGGGAGCTTAATGTTCTGTGCAGGTGAGGTGCAGGTGTATACGCTGGAGCAGCTGATGAGAGCTTCAGCTGAGCTTTTGGGTAGAGGGACAATGGGGACCACTTATAAAGCTGTGCTTGATAACCGTTTAATTGTTTGTGTGAAGAGATTGGACGGTGGGAGATTAGCGGGGACAAGTAAGGAAGAGTTTGAGCAGCATATGGAATCAGTGGGCGGGCTTAGACACCCGAATTTGGTTCCACTTCGGGCTTATTTTCAGGCTAGGGATGAAAGGCTTTTGGTCTATGATTACCAGCCCAATGGTAGCCTGTTCTCTCTTGTTCATG GTTCCAAGTCATCAAGAGCAAAGCCACTTCACTGGACTTCATGCTTGAAAATAGCCGAGGACGTAGCTCAAGGACTTTCCTACATTCACCAAGCATGGAGGCTTGTTCATGGCAATCTCAAGTCTTCTAACGTCCTCCTCGGCTCCGATTTCGAGGCCTGCATAGCCGACTATTGCCTCTCGGTCCTCGCCATCCCCTCGGACGACGACGACCCCGATTCTGCAGCCTACAAAGCTCCAGAAATTCGAAAGTTGAGTCACAACCACCACCAGCAACGCCAAGCCAGTGCCAAGTCCGATGTATATTCATTTGGCATTCTTTTGCTTGAGCTTTTAACAGGAAAACATCCCTCAGAACATCCATATTTAATGCCAGATGATATGATCCATTGGGTGAAATCTACTAGAGAAGATCATGACGGAAGTGGAGAAGATAATAAGTTGGAAATGCTTCTAGAAGTTGCTATGGCTTGTAGAGTGACTTCACCAGAGCAAAGACCTACAATGTGGCAAGTGTTAAAGATGATACAAGAGATCAAAGAATCTGTAATAATGGAAGATAGTCATGATATGGACCTCCTCACTGGCACCTCCTAG
- the LOC104099925 gene encoding F-box/FBD/LRR-repeat protein At1g13570-like, whose protein sequence is MMESNITEVSGRKSSDIISNLPGDVINAILMCLPLRDAVRTSILSRKWRYNWVKLPKLTLDHTLWKETKQNISTPRVKFVVILYQLLSLHQGPITKCIISIPDLKDCPEIDNLMFFLSKNGVESLVLELPEGEKYKLPSAVFTCSKMRYLVLHHCLINPSPSFEEFSRLICLKLFNVTISAKSLENLISCCPLLEGLELEISDPLNFIEVNAPQLRYFYFGSKINSLCFKNTTLLADVAIATGHPLDHVSSVERGKCDFAEFFGSLSAVKDLRLDICIIKAMIAGLDEIPVRLPMPLLCLRQLYLFDICLSGFDEVCCLLCLIRSSPYLEEIEIEAFNDKGDELPAQEFLEAEYYSDIKLNHLTKVKLKAISGTKPEIELIKLLLAKSPVLETMIIETCTLSKETLIDIMKQVTKFGRSSPRAEVIF, encoded by the exons ATGATGGAATCAAATATCACGGAAGTGTCAGGCCGAAAATCTTCTGATATAATTAGCAACCTTCCAGGCGATGTGATTAATGCCATTTTAATGTGTTTGCCCCTGCGAGATGCTGTTAGGACTAGTATCTTGTCCAGGAAATGGCGGTATAACtgggtcaaacttccaaaactaaCACTAGATCACACACTGTGGAAAGAAACCAAGCAAAACATATCAACTCCTAGAGTTAAATTTGTAGTGATTCTCTATCAGCTCTTGTCACTTCATCAAGGACCAATTACTAAGTGTATAATCTCCATTCCTGATCTGAAAGACTGCCCTGAGATTGACAACTTGATGTTTTTCCTGTCAAAGAATGGGGTCGAGTCTCTCGTTCTTGAACTTCCGGAGGGTGAAAAATACAAATTGCCCTCTGCAGTTTTCACGTGTTCAAAGATGAGGTATTTGGTTCTTCACCATTGTCTAATCAATCCATCACCTTCCTTTGAAGAATTTAGTAGGCTAATTTGCCTGAAATTGTTTAACGTCACTATTTCTGCCAAATCGCTTGAGAATTTAATCTCTTGTTGCCCACTTCTCGAGGGTCTGGAGCTGGAAATCTCAGACCCCTTGAACTTTATCGAAGTCAATGCTCCTCAATTAAGATACTTTTACTTTGGAAGCAAAATAAATTCTTTATGTTTCAAGAATACCACTCTTCTTGCTGATGTTGCAATAGCGACTGGACATCCTTTAGATCATGTATCTTCTGTGGAGAGAGGAAAATGTGATTTTGCCGAGTTTTTTGGTTCCTTGTCTGCTGTTAAGGATCTCCGCTTGGATATATGTATTATCAAG GCCATGATAGCAGGACTAGATGAAATCCCAGTAAGGCTTCCCATGCCTCTTCTCTGTCTTCGACAGCTTTACCTGTTTGATATTTGTCTAAGTGGATTTGATGAAGTTTGCTGTCTTCTTTGCTTGATTAGAAGCTCCCCATATTTAGAAGAAATTGAAATTGAG GCATTTAATGACAAAGGAGATGAACTTCCTGCTCAGGAATTTTTGGAAGCTGAATACTATTCTGACATAAAGTTGAATCACCTTACCAAAGTTAAACTGAAAGCAATTAGTGGCACAAAGCCTGAGATTGAATTGATCAAGCTTCTGTTGGCCAAGTCTCCGGTGTTGGAAACAATGATTATTGAGACTTGCACATTATCTAAGGAAACATTGATCGATATAATGAAACAGGTTACGAAATTCGGAAGGTCATCACCTCGAGCAGAAGTCATCttttaa
- the LOC104099923 gene encoding uncharacterized protein produces the protein MDSTDTDMMEAESTAAPPQPPPSQLHSSSGQYDVVRGMLTTARQLIDQGKPSQALQAVVMAMRTKGGEQAVFQALNRAQELYRNKVQASVAADELASLFAECAIAEAMPPVSQPYEHEHNTVDKPIEVDVDGTSILAETGRKQIMLDAFSDGTSFVCLQCGGLVSAHRKDEHYSFWCCKM, from the exons ATGGACAGTACGGATACTGACATGATGGAGGCGGAGTCCACGGCGGCGCCACCGCAACCTCCACCGTCACAACTGCATTCCAGTTCGGGCCAATACGACGTCGTTAGAGGCATGCTCACTACTGCTCGCCAGCTTATCGATCAAGGCAAGCCTTCTCAGGCTCTCCAAGCG GTGGTGATGGCCATGAGAACCAAAGGCGGTGAGCAAGCTGTATTTCAAGCCCTTAATCGTGCCCAGGAGTTGTACAGAAATAAAGTACAGGCAAGTGTGGCTGCAGATGAGCTGGCTTCTTTATTTGCTGAGTGTGCCATTGCTGAGGCCATGCCTCCTGTATCCCAGCCTTATGAACATGAACATAATACAGTGGATAAACCAATTGAAGTAGATGTTGATGGAACTTCAATACTAGCTGAAACTGGCAGAAAACAGATAATGCTTGATGCATTCTCTGATGGAACCAGCTTTGTCTGCTTACAGTGTGGGGGTCTAGTTAGTGCGCACCGCAAAGATGAGCACTACTCATTCTGGTGTTGCAAAATGTGA